Proteins from one Alkalidesulfovibrio alkalitolerans DSM 16529 genomic window:
- a CDS encoding virion core protein, T7 gp14 family translates to MSGIEPWILASSIATTGVGMISGQAQAQAQAQAARQAAEYQRQMAENNALAAEQQADLEKKMAEKRLAAIRQEGAGQSGALRARMARSGVSLLDEDGSAMDVLGQVAADYAGHAEAEKWKSDYAVQNLLHRAETYRHGGLLADMEGAARAGAIRSSSMSSLTQGLLGLTHNTLASGHKYNWW, encoded by the coding sequence ATGAGCGGAATCGAACCCTGGATTCTGGCGAGCTCCATCGCCACCACGGGCGTGGGGATGATCTCGGGCCAGGCCCAGGCCCAGGCGCAGGCCCAGGCGGCGCGCCAGGCCGCCGAATACCAGCGCCAGATGGCCGAGAACAACGCCCTGGCGGCCGAGCAGCAGGCCGATCTGGAGAAGAAGATGGCCGAGAAGCGGCTTGCGGCCATCCGCCAGGAGGGCGCGGGCCAGAGCGGCGCGCTTCGGGCGCGCATGGCGCGAAGCGGTGTGAGCCTGCTGGACGAGGACGGCTCGGCCATGGACGTGCTGGGCCAGGTGGCGGCGGACTACGCGGGCCACGCCGAGGCCGAGAAGTGGAAGAGCGACTATGCCGTGCAGAATCTCCTGCACCGCGCCGAGACGTACCGGCACGGCGGGCTGCTCGCGGACATGGAGGGCGCGGCCAGGGCCGGGGCCATCCGGAGCTCGTCCATGAGTTCGCTCACCCAGGGCCTGCTCGGCCTCACGCACAACACCCTGGCTTCCGGCCACAAATACAATTGGTGGTAG